The Vicia villosa cultivar HV-30 ecotype Madison, WI linkage group LG1, Vvil1.0, whole genome shotgun sequence genome includes a region encoding these proteins:
- the LOC131628646 gene encoding uncharacterized protein LOC131628646: protein MRGGQSYVSYPPSFSNDGNRLLVGCGASVAIFSTATALQVSSLEGHTDTVTSVTVVPGSNVLSYCWTSSLDGTIRYWNFSLLECIKTIDVHLPIISMVIPSLLSSSEEKSGNQQNVYAYMCMPIENDKDKDNKPRIRTAQIRKCNLTNFQKLSNFTVKETKRPQHLTISPCGKFLGIKDKRRLHIWKLPKVDSDSAVLKKITLHHSKDFAVLAFHPTERIVAAGDVTGRILIFRGFGAQNFRDSGEVLNRTSLTDEESKPGVRLNNHAESCSTWHWHSSGVNLLSFSSDGVYLYSGGKEGVLVLWKLDTGKKKFLPRIGSPLSYFIDSPDPSFSSISCADNQIHILKTSSMEVMRSISGIKPPLSSQETCKSISSQAAFDRTSGLVAVQTENYGIQFYSLFGNRGIYEVQVCERNYQPVDEVTVVVTIVELSIDGSMMGTVEVKRPEEGIGGLICLKFWDLYSDTKRFSISTLIYEPHRDAHISAIVFHPTRHMAVSTSDGGDFKIWVCREATQHKDQTLQNFSWMCHAVGSYKNKAMRAAAFSADGSVLAVAADTIITLWDPDKNELIAVVGETPSPIGRLSFVGKSEYLLSVSHGSTPQLSVWSMSKLAASWSYGLQIEAVACALDLSYFAILALLPKSNESLFKGNGIILVFNATDPIPVASWSVTKAKGGSVAFLKGNPSEQADGKSSQTLLAYLNRDREYVLFDPYDKEARELNMSMNDDFVGLEENGQFGYASIYGELPKFDLKRNKTSSAYSAASNRSWETIFSGSSHMLPPLSKLCSEFLESLLEKRTSIVE from the exons ATGAGAGGCGGCCAAAGCTACGTCTCATATCCTCCATCCTTCTCCAACGACGGCAACCGTCTTCTAGTCGGATGCGGAGCCTCCGTCGCCATCTTCAGCACCGCCACCGCCTTACAGGTCTCCTCTCTCGAAGGCCACACCGACACCGTCACCTCCGTAACGGTCGTCCCCGGCTCAAATGTTCTGTCCTACTGCTGGACCTCTTCCCTCGACGGAACCATTCGTTACTGGAATTTCTCACTTCTCGAATGTATCAAAACAATCGACGTTCACCTCCCGATTATCTCCATG GTTATACCTTCGTTGTTGTCCTCTTCAGAGGAAAAGAGTGGAAATCAGCAGAATGTTTATGCGTATATGTGTATGCCAATTGAAAATGATAAAGATAAAGATAATAAGCCTAGGATTCGTACTGCACAGATCAGGAAGTGTAACTTGACAAATTTTCAGAAGCTTTCCAATTTTACCGTGAAAGAG ACTAAACGGCCTCAACATTTGACCATTAGTCCGTGTGGAAAGTTTTTGGGCATAAAGGACAAACGGAGACTTCATATATGGAAACTTCCTAAAGTGGACTCTGATTCTGCTgttttgaagaagattaccctgCATCATTCAAAAGACTTTGCAGTTCTTGCATTCCATCCAACTGAGAGGATTGTGGCTGCAGGCGATGTAACCGGAAGAATTTTGATATTTAGAGGATTTGGTGCTCAGAACTTTCGGGACAGTGGTGAGGTGTTGAATAGAACATCATTGACTGATGAGGAATCGAAGCCCGGGGTAAGGCTAAATAATCATGCTGAATCATGCTCCACATGGCATTGGCACTCCTCCGGAGTGAATCTCTTGTCCTTTTCTTCGGATGGAGTCTATTTGTATTCAG GTGGGAAGGAGGGAGTTCTCGTGCTTTGGAAGCTAGACACTGGAAAGAAGAAATTTTTACCAAGAATTGGATCTCCACTAAGTTATTTTATAGATTCTCCAGATCCTTCATTTTCCTCG ATATCTTGTGCAGATAACCAAATTCATATATTAAAGACCTCTTCAATGGAAGTAATGAGGTCTATTTCAGGGATAAAG CCCCCTTTGTCTTCTCAAGAAACATGTAAAAGCATTTCTAGTCAAGCTGCCTTTGACCGCACTTCTGGTTTAGTGGCTGTACAAACAGAGAATTATGGCATCCAATTCTACAGCTTGTTTGGCAATCGTGGAATTTATGAG GttcaagtatgtgaaagaaattATCAACCAGTTGACGAGGTCACG GTAGTGGTGACCATCGTGGAACTGTCTATTGATGGTTCTATGATGGGTACAGTAGAAGTCAAGCGTCCTGAAGAAGGAATAGGAGGTCTTATTTGTTTGAAATTCTGGGATTTGTATTCAGATACCAAAAGATTTTCAATATCCACCCTTATTTATGAGCCTCACAG GGATGCTCATATTTCTGCCATTGTTTTTCATCCGACCCGTCATATGGCTGTCAGCACATCTGATGGCGGAGATTTCAAG aTATGGGTTTGCAGGGAAGCAACTCAGCATAAAGACCAGACACTACAGAATTTTAGTTGGATGTGCCATGCTGTTGGGTCATATAA AAATAAGGCAATGAGAGCTGCTGCCTTTTCAGCTGATGGTTCCGTGCTTGCAGTTGCAGCAGACACTATTATTACATTGTGGGATCCTGACAAGAATGAGCTTATTGCTGTTGTAGGAGAGACTCCATCG CCAATTGGTAGGCTTAGTTTTGTTGGAAAGTCAGAGTATCTTCTTTCTGTATCTCATGGTTCCACACCACAGCTATCTGTTTGGAGTATGTCAAAGTTAGCTGCTTCGTGGTCATACGGGCTTCAAATAGAAG CTGTTGCCTGCGCATTAGATTTATCATATTTTGCAATCCTTGCTCTCCTTCCCAAAtcaaatgaaagtttatttaaagGTAATGGAATAATCTTAGTGTTCAATGCAACGGATCCTATTCCTGTGGCTTCCTGGTCTGTAACGAAG GCCAAGGGAGGGAGTGTTGCTTTTCTTAAAGGAAATCCATCTGAACAAGCAGATGGAAAATCATCCCAAACACTGCTTGCGTATTTAAATAGAGATCGCGAATATGTCCTCTTTGATCCATATGACAAGGAAGCACGCGAGCTAAATATGTCTATGAATGATGATTTTGTTGGGCTTGAAGAAAATG gacaattcggatatgcatcaaTTTATGGAGAGTTGCCCAAGTTTGATTTAAAAAGGAACAAAACTTCATCGGCTTACTCCGCTGCATCAAATAGGTCTTGGGAAACCATATTTAGTGGGTCATCACATATGTTGCCACCCCTCTCCAAATTGTGTTCTGAATTTTTGGAGTCTCTACTTGAGAAAAGGACATCAATTGTAGAATGA
- the LOC131648937 gene encoding uncharacterized protein LOC131648937, translated as MVDKVYKLQTKLLQKSQEVSIEDNNSTANSCLSGKGKSQVEITPKDMFKRGITRSEEFQKMFESAIKHGIGFKPPTYHEIIVKRRRTILNFLVNSPKGTVFLKSIDAYDITKTTGKIFKMIDDIVEEVGEENDVQVVTDNAANYKAAGELLMEKRTKLYWTPCASQCIDLMLEDFENKIPLHKDTIAKGKKIITYIYARTSLISLLHKFTNNADLIRPAMTRFATFYLTLGCLNDHRGELINMFNSKEWKTSKIAKSKDGIIVEEIVLDKLFWKNVLNCMRSAFPLIRMLRMVDSDEKPAMGFIYEEMDRAKEKIRLSFNGITKSYNPLWKIIDQRWDKQLHRPLHAAGLYLNPILRFAPGFTIDNEVTNGLIDLQLGDFKGKAGSFGSDFATFALQTKIPTQWWDSYRGGHPELQWFDFRVLSLTCNSSRYERNLSTFERVHTKKRNHLKQNTMNKVVFVMTNSKLGKKKNKRKNANYEVDEIDYENEGEKWIANVEDNEDDEDITLDAGEDASGVIGDDLDVPSIVEDDVIEVEENEDENEEEDLYDYHDIRMHNILDD; from the exons ATGGTGGATAAGGTTTACAAATTACAAACAAAGTTGCTGCAAAAGTCACAAGAAGTTAGCATTGAAGATAATAATTCTACTGCCAATAGTTGTTTAAGTGGAAAAGGGAAAAGTCAGGTGGAGATAACACCTAAGGATATGTTCAAAAGAGGAATCACCA GGTCTGAAGAGTTTCAAAAAATGTTTGAATCTGCTATAAAACATGGTATAGGATTTAAGCCACCAACCTATCATGAAATTATAGTGAA GAGGAGAAGGACTATACTGAATTTTTTGGTGAATAGTCCTAAAGGAACTGTTTTTTTGAAGTCTATTGATGCATATGATATAACTAAGACAACTGGTAAGATTTTTAAGATGATAGATGATATTGTTGAAGAGGTTGGGGAAGAAAACGATGTCCAAGTTGTTACCGACAATGCTGCCAATTATAAAGCAGCAGGGGAATTGTTGATGGAAAAGAGAACAAAGTTGTATTGGACACCTTGTGCTTCCCAATGCATTGACTTGATGTTGGAAGATTTTGAGAATAAAATACCTCTCCATAAAGATACAATTGCTAAGGGTAAAAAGATCATAACTTATATTTATGCAAGAACAAGTCTTATTTCTTTGTTGCATAAGTTTACTAACAATGCTGATTTGATTCGACCTGCAATGACTCGTTTTGCCACTTTTTATTTGACATTGGGATGTTTGAATGACCATCGAGGTGAACTAATTAATATGTTCAATTCGAAAGAATGGAAGACTAGCAAAATTGCAAAGAGTAAAGATGGAATCATTGTGGAAGAGATTGTGTTGGATAAGTTGTTTTGGAAGAATGTTTTGAATTGTATGAGGAGCGCTTTCCCACTTATTAGAATGTTGCGTATGGTGGACTCCGATGAGAAGCCGGCCATGGGATTTATTTATGAAGAAATGGATCGGGCGAAAGAGAAGATTCGGTTAAGCTTTAATGGGATTACTAAGAG CTACAATCCCCTTTGGAAGATAATTGATCAAAGGTGGGATAAGCAACTTCACAGGCCATTACATGCTGCAGGCCTTTATTTGAACCCCATCTTGCGTTTTGCTCCGGGATTCACTATTGATAATGAAGTTACAAATG GCTTGATTGATCTTCAACTTGGGGATTTCAAAGGAAAAGCTGGATCTTTTGGTAGTGATTTTGCTACATTTGCACTTCAAACTAAAATACCAACACAATGGTGGGATTCTTATAGAGGCGGTCATCCTGAATTGCAGTGGTTTGATTTCAGAGTTCTTAGTTTGACATGTAACTCATCTAGATATGAAAGGAACTTGAGTACTTTTGAAAGG GTTCATACTAAGAAGAGGAATCACTTAAAGCAAAACACGATGAATAAGGTAGTTTTTGTGATGACTAACTCAAAATTGGggaaaaagaagaacaagagaaagAATGCTAACTATGAGGTTGATGAAATTGATTATGAAAATGAAGGGGAAAAGTGGATCGCGAATGTGGAGgataatgaagatgatgaagatattaCACTTGATGCTGGAGAAGATGCTAGTGGTGTTATTGGTGATGATTTAGATGTTCCTTCCATTGTTGAAGATGATGTCATTGAAGTGGAAGAGAATGAGGATGAGAATGAGGAGGAAGATTTATATGACTATCATGATATAAGAATGCATAATATCTTAGATGATTAG
- the LOC131601099 gene encoding uncharacterized protein LOC131601099 codes for MSTNAESSPPPPVIGKIGPYTVFMTPPSTPKPSSSEPVTPTTLHSPNINNGNHHAKILPPPPQIHNPVPSSKTLSYDSSSFVGFFKNAVNKVQTAHSSLDEHLARWFGLNQSKYQWALDDYYETNGTAKGDVKVKEVSSKVQNV; via the exons ATGTCTACCAACGCCGAATCTTCGCCGCCGCCGCCGGTCATCGGAAAAATTGGACCGTACACTGTTTTCATGACGCCGCCTTCAACCCCTAAACCCTCTTCTTCCGAACCAGTTACTCCTACTACTCTTCATTCACCAAACATCAACAATGGTAACCATCACGCTAAGATCCTTCCTCCTCCACCTCAGATTCATAACCCTGTACCGTCTTCCAAAACCCTATCATATGATTCTTCTTCGTTTGTTGGATTTTTCAAGAACGCTGTTAACAAGGTTCAAACCG CTCATTCAAGTTTGGATGAGCATTTGGCTCGTTGGTTTGGGTTGAATCAGTCGAAGTATCAATGGGCTCTTGATGATTATTATGAGACCAACGGAACG GCAAAAGGAGATGTAAAAGTGAAAGAAGTATCAAGCAAAGTACAGAATGTTTGA